One region of Bombus affinis isolate iyBomAffi1 chromosome 5, iyBomAffi1.2, whole genome shotgun sequence genomic DNA includes:
- the LOC126916812 gene encoding DNA (cytosine-5)-methyltransferase PliMCI-like isoform X1 translates to MKSVASKSNHQPSIVDMFYKQFAKKKQISYDANNDGELQNLQNIKTENNISLKSEQDKENHYPGTNEDYSDKHVEKKVKFKDTTILSTSKIKSTNTFHSKCEYCRQKLNDDIKIYQGHPNGAVDEDIALTNPKLCLFNGNESFIHESDQRPQNKLTYFSVYDKNGHLCAFDTGLIEKNVMLYFSGYIKAIYEEDTSPESGVPAKDMGPIIEWYVSGFDGGELALIGFNTAFCEYILMNPSEEYAPFMDVVREKIYMSKLIIEFLLDEINSSYEDLLNKLQTIVPPKGITKFTEDSLLRHAQFICDQVLSFDDSASAEDTLLITSPCMRALANLAGVTLGKRVGPRQTRLKEQKVRKPAWTKATTTQLVNNMFENIFADQLTKHNDTITMVPKRQRCGVCENCQQPDCGLCNACKDMIKFGGTGRGKQACIKRRCPNMSIQEADDSDLENEDQYDTLRIEVEERKKKVFGELKKDIVWIGDQIASNNLKTYYKSVIVGDEKIEINDYVLVEPRNPTSPSHVAKVIYMWENKNGMKQFHANWLHRGNDTILGETSDPIELFLSDDCDDVPFKSVRSKCTVIFKNIPKNWAELGNMDLNSENEVKDLDGKTFFYQKRYTPATARFEDPLPDLICLFKEKSHRFCPACAHLREVEQFNTPKVYERIKEKSTKEVIYGLVKYKGEDYRVGTTVFLQPKAFNFKYKIIYQDAQKVKKENVDEDMYPEFYRRSSDHTKGSNVDTPDPFCIGYINEIYASTNDMLVAPSDINIKVNKLYRPENTHKYLTLMEQADLNMVYWSDEVCNIKFIEVVGKCYLAYSENLNQTVDEWTAEGPNRFYFNEAYNAQEKTFNEPPYHAISIGKSGKSKGNLKFKGKKTEESKKRAFVNRPIEYNKILKKLRTLDVFAGCGGLSEGLYQAGITENLWAIEKEEAAANAYRLNNPNATVFTDDCNILLKMVMDGEKTNKVGQKLPQKGQVELLCGGPPCQGFSAMNRFNSRQYSLFKNSLVVSYLSYCDYYRPNFFIMENVRNFVTFERSMVLKLTLRCLVRMGYQCTFGILQAGNYGIPQTRRRIIILAAAPGQILPQYPEPTHVFSKRACQLSVLVDNKKYSTNCSWTESAPFRTINVRDALFDLPEIKNGWNKEEMSYTNDAISHFQRRIRGKQYQPLLRDHICKEMTPLVETRIAHIPVASGSDWRDLPNIIVRLSDGTCTKKLEYTHDDKKVGKSSTGAYRGVCSCCMGKQCDPTDRQFNTLIPWCLPHTGNRHNHWAGLYGRLEWSGFFSTTITNPEPMGKQGRVLHPIQTRVVSVRECARSQGFPDSFRFYGTIVDKHRQIGNAVPPPLGEAVGHELRKCLRDESVKLIQSCN, encoded by the exons aTGAAGTCTGTTGCATCCAAATCTAATCATCAACCATCTATAGTTGACATGTtttataaacaatttgctaAGAAAAAACAAATAAGTTATGATGCAAATAACGATGGAGAATtacaaaatttacaaaacaTTAAAACAGAAAATAACATATCTTTGAAAAGTGAGCAAGATAAAGAAAACCACTATCCAGGAACAAATGAGGACTATTCTGATAAACATGTTGAAAAAAAAGTCAAGTTTAAAGATACTACAATTTTATCAACATCTAAAAttaaaagtacaaatacatttcaTAGTAAATGTGAATATTGTCGTCAGAAATTAAATGATGATATCAAAATTTATCAGGGTCATCCAAATGGTGCTGTAGATGAAGATATTGCTTTAACTAATCCAAAGTTATGTTTATTTAATGGTAATGAATCTTTTATACATGAAAGTGATCAGCGCCCTCAAAATAAATTGACTTATTTCAG TGTTTATGATAAAAATGGCCACTTGTGTGCTTTTGACACTGGACTTATAGAAAAGAATGTAATGTTATATTTTTCTGGATATATAAAAGCTATTTATGAAGAAGATACATCACCAGAGAGTGGAGTACCGGCAAAAGATATGGGTCCTATAATTGAGTGGTATGTATCTGGTTTCGATGGAGGAGAATTGGCTCTTATAGGTTTTAACACAGCATTTTGTGAATATATTCTAATGAATCCATCTGAAGAATATGCCCCTTTTATGGATGTTGTcagagaaaaaatatatatgagtAAATTGATTATCGAGTTTCTTTTAGATGAAATTAATTCCAGTTATGAGGATTTGCTCAATAAGCTTcaa ACAATAGTACCACCTAAAGGTATTACAAAATTTACTGAAGATTCTCTACTAAGACATGCACAATTTATATGTGATCAAGTATTATCATTTGATGATTCTGCTTCAGCAGAAGATACTCTTCTTATTACAAGTCCTTGCATGCGAGCATTAGCAAACCTTGCAGGTGTTACATTGGGAAAAAGAGTAGGCCCTCGTCAAACGCGACTTAAAGAACAAAAAGTTAGGAAACCTGCTTGGACTAAAGCAACTACTACACAATTAGTTAACAATatgtttgaaaatatatttgcaGATCAGTTAACTAAACACAATGATACAATAACAATG GTACCTAAACGACAAAGATGTGGAGTATGTGAAAATTGTCAACAACCTGATTGTGGTCTTTGTAATGCTTGTAAAGATATGATAAAATTTGGGGGAACAGGAAGAGGCAAACAGGCTTGCATTAAAAGAAGATGTCCCAATATGTCTATTCAA GAAGCAGATGACTCTGATctagaaaatgaagatcaataTGATACTTTAAGAATTGAAGTAGAAGAACGCAAAAAAAAAGTTTTTGGAGAACTTAAAAAGGATATTGTGTGGATAGGAGATCAAATAGCCAGTAATAATCTGAAAACCTATTACAAATCCGTTATAGTAGGTGatgaaaaaatagaaataaatgatTATGTACTTGTTGAACCAAGAAATCCAACAAGTCCATCACATGTTGCTAAAGTTATTTACATGTGGGAAAATAAAAATGGTATGAAACAATTTCATGCAAATTGGTTGCATAGAGGAAATGATACTATTCTTGGGGAAACATCAGATCCTATAGAATTGTTTTTGAGTGATGATTGTGATGATGTACCATTTAAATCTGTTAGATCTAAATGTactgttatttttaaaaatataccgAAAAATTGGGCTGAATTAG GTAATATGGATTTAAATTCTGAGAATGAAGTAAAAGACTTAGATGGTAAAACATTCTTCTATCAGAAACGTTATACACCTGCAACAGCCAGATTTGAAGACCCATTACCAGATCTAATATgtctttttaaagaaaaaagtcATCGATTTTGTCCTGCTTGTGCGCATTTACGGGAAGTGGAACAATTCAATACCCCAAAG gTATATGAACGAATAAAGGAGAAGAGTACTAAAGAAGTTATTTATGGTTTAGTAAAATATAAAGGAGAAGACTATAGAGTTGGAACAACAGTATTTTTACAACCTAAAgcttttaatttcaaatataaaattatatatcaaGACGCTCAAAAAGTAAAAAAGGAGAATGTTGATGAAGATATGTACCCCGAATTTTACAGAAGATCTTCTGATCATACGAAAGGTTCAAATGTTGATACCCCTGATCCTTTTTGTATAGggtatataaatgaaatatatgctAGTACAAATGATATGTTAGTTGCACCATCTGACATTAATATTAAGGTGAATAAGCTATATAGACCAGAAAATACACACAAATATCTTACATTAATGGAACAAGCAGATTTAAATATGGTTTATTGGAGCGATGAAG TTTGTAACATCAAATTTATCGAAGTTGTTGGAAAATGCTATCTTGCTTACTCTGAAAATTTAAATCAAACTGTTGATGAATGGACTGCTGAAGGACCAAatcgattttattttaatgaagcTTATAATGCACAAGAGAAAACATTTAATGAACCACCATATCACGCTATTAGTATTGGTAAAAGTGGCAAAAGTAAAGGTAACCTAAAGTTTAAAGGGAAAAAAACAGAAGAGAGTAAAAAAAGAGCATTTGTTAATAGACCTattgaatataataaaatattgaaaaaattgaGAACATTGGATGTATTTGCTGGATGTGGTG GGTTATCCGAAGGTTTATATCAAGCTGGAATAACTGAAAATCTTTGGGctatagaaaaagaagaagcagCTGCTAATGCATACCGATTAAACAACCCTAATGCAACAGTATTTACAGAtgattgtaatatattattaaaaatggtTATGGAT GGTGAAAAAACAAATAAGGTTGGTCAAAAACTTCCTCAAAAAGGACAAGTAGAATTATTGTGTGGTGGTCCACCATGTCAAGGTTTTAGCGCCATGAATCGTTTTAATTCACGCCAGTATTCTTTGTTCAAAAATTCTCTGGTTGTTTCGTATCTATCATATTGTGATTACTACAGGCCCAATTTTTTTATTATGGAAAATGTTCGAAATTTTGTAACTTTTGAAAGAAGCATGGTTCTAAAATTAACATTAAGATGTCTAGTTCGTATGGGTTACCAATGTACTTTTGGTATCCTTCAAGCTGGAAATTATGGAATCCCTCAAACAAGACGAAG aaTAATAATCCTAGCTGCTGCACCTGGACAAATACTTCCACAATATCCAGAACCAACACATGTTTTTAGTAAACGTGCTTGTCAATTAAGTGTATTAGTTGATAAtaaaaag TATAGCACAAATTGCAGTTGGACAGAATCAGCACCATTTAGAACAATCAATGTAAGGGATGCACTGTTCGATTTACCAGAAATTAAAAATGGTTGGAATAAAGAAGAGATGTCATATACAAACGATGCTATATCACATTTTCAAAGAAGA ATTAGAGGAAAACAATATCAACCATTATTAAGAGATCACATATGTAAAGAAATGACACCTCTTGTAGAAACTAGAATAGCTCATATTCCAGTCGCTAGTGGTTCTGATTGGCGTGATTTACCAAATATTATTGTAAGATTAAGTGATGGTACTTGTACCAAAAAATT agaATATACTCACGATGATAAAAAGGTTGGAAAGAGTTCTACAGGAGCATATCGTGGAGTATGTAGTTGTTGCATGGGAAAACAGTGTGATCCTACAGATAGAcaatttaatactttaattcCATGGTGCTTACCACATACAGGAAATCGTCATAATCATTGGGCAGGTTTATATGGTAGATTAGAATGGAGTGGATTTTTTAGTACGACTATTACAAATCCTGAACCTATGGGAAAACAG GGTCGTGTGTTACATCCAATACAAACTCGGGTAGTAAGTGTACGTGAATGTGCTAGATCTCAAGGATTTCCTGATTCTTTTCGATTTTATGGCACTATAGTTGATAAACATCGACAAATTGGAAATGCGGTTCCTCCACCGCTTGGAGAAGCTGTTGGTCATGAACTAAGAAAATGTTTGCGAGATGAAAGTGTGAAATTGATACAAAGTTGCAATTAA
- the LOC126916812 gene encoding DNA (cytosine-5)-methyltransferase PliMCI-like isoform X2, producing MRTILINMLKKKSSLKILQFYQHLKLKGHPNGAVDEDIALTNPKLCLFNGNESFIHESDQRPQNKLTYFSVYDKNGHLCAFDTGLIEKNVMLYFSGYIKAIYEEDTSPESGVPAKDMGPIIEWYVSGFDGGELALIGFNTAFCEYILMNPSEEYAPFMDVVREKIYMSKLIIEFLLDEINSSYEDLLNKLQTIVPPKGITKFTEDSLLRHAQFICDQVLSFDDSASAEDTLLITSPCMRALANLAGVTLGKRVGPRQTRLKEQKVRKPAWTKATTTQLVNNMFENIFADQLTKHNDTITMVPKRQRCGVCENCQQPDCGLCNACKDMIKFGGTGRGKQACIKRRCPNMSIQEADDSDLENEDQYDTLRIEVEERKKKVFGELKKDIVWIGDQIASNNLKTYYKSVIVGDEKIEINDYVLVEPRNPTSPSHVAKVIYMWENKNGMKQFHANWLHRGNDTILGETSDPIELFLSDDCDDVPFKSVRSKCTVIFKNIPKNWAELGNMDLNSENEVKDLDGKTFFYQKRYTPATARFEDPLPDLICLFKEKSHRFCPACAHLREVEQFNTPKVYERIKEKSTKEVIYGLVKYKGEDYRVGTTVFLQPKAFNFKYKIIYQDAQKVKKENVDEDMYPEFYRRSSDHTKGSNVDTPDPFCIGYINEIYASTNDMLVAPSDINIKVNKLYRPENTHKYLTLMEQADLNMVYWSDEVCNIKFIEVVGKCYLAYSENLNQTVDEWTAEGPNRFYFNEAYNAQEKTFNEPPYHAISIGKSGKSKGNLKFKGKKTEESKKRAFVNRPIEYNKILKKLRTLDVFAGCGGLSEGLYQAGITENLWAIEKEEAAANAYRLNNPNATVFTDDCNILLKMVMDGEKTNKVGQKLPQKGQVELLCGGPPCQGFSAMNRFNSRQYSLFKNSLVVSYLSYCDYYRPNFFIMENVRNFVTFERSMVLKLTLRCLVRMGYQCTFGILQAGNYGIPQTRRRIIILAAAPGQILPQYPEPTHVFSKRACQLSVLVDNKKYSTNCSWTESAPFRTINVRDALFDLPEIKNGWNKEEMSYTNDAISHFQRRIRGKQYQPLLRDHICKEMTPLVETRIAHIPVASGSDWRDLPNIIVRLSDGTCTKKLEYTHDDKKVGKSSTGAYRGVCSCCMGKQCDPTDRQFNTLIPWCLPHTGNRHNHWAGLYGRLEWSGFFSTTITNPEPMGKQGRVLHPIQTRVVSVRECARSQGFPDSFRFYGTIVDKHRQIGNAVPPPLGEAVGHELRKCLRDESVKLIQSCN from the exons ATGAGGACTATTCTGATAAACATGTTGAAAAAAAAGTCAAGTTTAAAGATACTACAATTTTATCAACATCTAAAAttaaaa GGTCATCCAAATGGTGCTGTAGATGAAGATATTGCTTTAACTAATCCAAAGTTATGTTTATTTAATGGTAATGAATCTTTTATACATGAAAGTGATCAGCGCCCTCAAAATAAATTGACTTATTTCAG TGTTTATGATAAAAATGGCCACTTGTGTGCTTTTGACACTGGACTTATAGAAAAGAATGTAATGTTATATTTTTCTGGATATATAAAAGCTATTTATGAAGAAGATACATCACCAGAGAGTGGAGTACCGGCAAAAGATATGGGTCCTATAATTGAGTGGTATGTATCTGGTTTCGATGGAGGAGAATTGGCTCTTATAGGTTTTAACACAGCATTTTGTGAATATATTCTAATGAATCCATCTGAAGAATATGCCCCTTTTATGGATGTTGTcagagaaaaaatatatatgagtAAATTGATTATCGAGTTTCTTTTAGATGAAATTAATTCCAGTTATGAGGATTTGCTCAATAAGCTTcaa ACAATAGTACCACCTAAAGGTATTACAAAATTTACTGAAGATTCTCTACTAAGACATGCACAATTTATATGTGATCAAGTATTATCATTTGATGATTCTGCTTCAGCAGAAGATACTCTTCTTATTACAAGTCCTTGCATGCGAGCATTAGCAAACCTTGCAGGTGTTACATTGGGAAAAAGAGTAGGCCCTCGTCAAACGCGACTTAAAGAACAAAAAGTTAGGAAACCTGCTTGGACTAAAGCAACTACTACACAATTAGTTAACAATatgtttgaaaatatatttgcaGATCAGTTAACTAAACACAATGATACAATAACAATG GTACCTAAACGACAAAGATGTGGAGTATGTGAAAATTGTCAACAACCTGATTGTGGTCTTTGTAATGCTTGTAAAGATATGATAAAATTTGGGGGAACAGGAAGAGGCAAACAGGCTTGCATTAAAAGAAGATGTCCCAATATGTCTATTCAA GAAGCAGATGACTCTGATctagaaaatgaagatcaataTGATACTTTAAGAATTGAAGTAGAAGAACGCAAAAAAAAAGTTTTTGGAGAACTTAAAAAGGATATTGTGTGGATAGGAGATCAAATAGCCAGTAATAATCTGAAAACCTATTACAAATCCGTTATAGTAGGTGatgaaaaaatagaaataaatgatTATGTACTTGTTGAACCAAGAAATCCAACAAGTCCATCACATGTTGCTAAAGTTATTTACATGTGGGAAAATAAAAATGGTATGAAACAATTTCATGCAAATTGGTTGCATAGAGGAAATGATACTATTCTTGGGGAAACATCAGATCCTATAGAATTGTTTTTGAGTGATGATTGTGATGATGTACCATTTAAATCTGTTAGATCTAAATGTactgttatttttaaaaatataccgAAAAATTGGGCTGAATTAG GTAATATGGATTTAAATTCTGAGAATGAAGTAAAAGACTTAGATGGTAAAACATTCTTCTATCAGAAACGTTATACACCTGCAACAGCCAGATTTGAAGACCCATTACCAGATCTAATATgtctttttaaagaaaaaagtcATCGATTTTGTCCTGCTTGTGCGCATTTACGGGAAGTGGAACAATTCAATACCCCAAAG gTATATGAACGAATAAAGGAGAAGAGTACTAAAGAAGTTATTTATGGTTTAGTAAAATATAAAGGAGAAGACTATAGAGTTGGAACAACAGTATTTTTACAACCTAAAgcttttaatttcaaatataaaattatatatcaaGACGCTCAAAAAGTAAAAAAGGAGAATGTTGATGAAGATATGTACCCCGAATTTTACAGAAGATCTTCTGATCATACGAAAGGTTCAAATGTTGATACCCCTGATCCTTTTTGTATAGggtatataaatgaaatatatgctAGTACAAATGATATGTTAGTTGCACCATCTGACATTAATATTAAGGTGAATAAGCTATATAGACCAGAAAATACACACAAATATCTTACATTAATGGAACAAGCAGATTTAAATATGGTTTATTGGAGCGATGAAG TTTGTAACATCAAATTTATCGAAGTTGTTGGAAAATGCTATCTTGCTTACTCTGAAAATTTAAATCAAACTGTTGATGAATGGACTGCTGAAGGACCAAatcgattttattttaatgaagcTTATAATGCACAAGAGAAAACATTTAATGAACCACCATATCACGCTATTAGTATTGGTAAAAGTGGCAAAAGTAAAGGTAACCTAAAGTTTAAAGGGAAAAAAACAGAAGAGAGTAAAAAAAGAGCATTTGTTAATAGACCTattgaatataataaaatattgaaaaaattgaGAACATTGGATGTATTTGCTGGATGTGGTG GGTTATCCGAAGGTTTATATCAAGCTGGAATAACTGAAAATCTTTGGGctatagaaaaagaagaagcagCTGCTAATGCATACCGATTAAACAACCCTAATGCAACAGTATTTACAGAtgattgtaatatattattaaaaatggtTATGGAT GGTGAAAAAACAAATAAGGTTGGTCAAAAACTTCCTCAAAAAGGACAAGTAGAATTATTGTGTGGTGGTCCACCATGTCAAGGTTTTAGCGCCATGAATCGTTTTAATTCACGCCAGTATTCTTTGTTCAAAAATTCTCTGGTTGTTTCGTATCTATCATATTGTGATTACTACAGGCCCAATTTTTTTATTATGGAAAATGTTCGAAATTTTGTAACTTTTGAAAGAAGCATGGTTCTAAAATTAACATTAAGATGTCTAGTTCGTATGGGTTACCAATGTACTTTTGGTATCCTTCAAGCTGGAAATTATGGAATCCCTCAAACAAGACGAAG aaTAATAATCCTAGCTGCTGCACCTGGACAAATACTTCCACAATATCCAGAACCAACACATGTTTTTAGTAAACGTGCTTGTCAATTAAGTGTATTAGTTGATAAtaaaaag TATAGCACAAATTGCAGTTGGACAGAATCAGCACCATTTAGAACAATCAATGTAAGGGATGCACTGTTCGATTTACCAGAAATTAAAAATGGTTGGAATAAAGAAGAGATGTCATATACAAACGATGCTATATCACATTTTCAAAGAAGA ATTAGAGGAAAACAATATCAACCATTATTAAGAGATCACATATGTAAAGAAATGACACCTCTTGTAGAAACTAGAATAGCTCATATTCCAGTCGCTAGTGGTTCTGATTGGCGTGATTTACCAAATATTATTGTAAGATTAAGTGATGGTACTTGTACCAAAAAATT agaATATACTCACGATGATAAAAAGGTTGGAAAGAGTTCTACAGGAGCATATCGTGGAGTATGTAGTTGTTGCATGGGAAAACAGTGTGATCCTACAGATAGAcaatttaatactttaattcCATGGTGCTTACCACATACAGGAAATCGTCATAATCATTGGGCAGGTTTATATGGTAGATTAGAATGGAGTGGATTTTTTAGTACGACTATTACAAATCCTGAACCTATGGGAAAACAG GGTCGTGTGTTACATCCAATACAAACTCGGGTAGTAAGTGTACGTGAATGTGCTAGATCTCAAGGATTTCCTGATTCTTTTCGATTTTATGGCACTATAGTTGATAAACATCGACAAATTGGAAATGCGGTTCCTCCACCGCTTGGAGAAGCTGTTGGTCATGAACTAAGAAAATGTTTGCGAGATGAAAGTGTGAAATTGATACAAAGTTGCAATTAA
- the LOC126916818 gene encoding piggyBac transposable element-derived protein 4-like — protein MIAPMDFDDLDDSDQSIQIGHTRKRIHRISSSEDSEVDQCDSFRNEDYVWKAENHTPIIHDFSSVGGATVNTQNLSRREVFELFFNKELVTKLVTEINKHGETDVNFMPLSEDELKVFIALNILMSLVSKPNIQSYWTADKSIETPYFKNIMDRNRFVSITKNLHFSSNNNSNDALTKIREVI, from the exons ATGA TTGCCCCAATGGATTTTGATGATCTTGATGATTCGGATCAAAGTATACAAATAGGACATACTCGAAAACGTATCCATAGGATCTCATCAAGTGAAGACAGCGAAGTTGATCAGTGCGACAGTTTTAGAAATGAAGATTACGTGTGGAAAGCCGAAAATCATACGCCAATTATACATGATTTTTCAAGTGTGGGCGGTGCAACTGTTAATACGCAAAACCTGTCGAGGAGGGAAgtttttgaattattttttaacaaagAATTAGTTACAAAATTAGTTACAGAAATAAATAAACATGGAGAAACCGACGTAAATTTTATGCCTCTTTCAGAAGATGAACTAAAAGTATTTATTGCTTTAAACATTTTAATGAGTTTAGTTTCTAAGCCAAATATTCAAAGTTATTGGACCGCAGATAAAAGCATAGAAACACCATATTTTAAGAATATTATGGACCGTAACCGATTTGTTTCTATTACTAAAAATCTACATTTTTCCAGTAATAATAATTCTAATGACGCACTCACAAAAATCCGAGaagttatttaa
- the LOC126916815 gene encoding leucine-rich repeat protein 1, with amino-acid sequence MKLHCNIKVNNRLFTTNVIRRKSLRSIITIGRQTVKNTDIYLLWQTLQNKHGTKYKINNNVDKIYTKFINEGKATIRFIEPPHDLIIQSDKIQLKSFIHILKLAIIKKVDPSVLDISNLNPKCMSSVPKIKVVVNKSSEYPTLEGFPRTTEELYLVGLNRKSFDRQILRLQSLRILNLSNNQISSLPNELGTLQHLQELILSQNRLDKALKWVWLNQVAIRSNLKLLDISNNLLYKLPQQIGKLESLVNLKASQNMLSFLPQSLGKLHNLKYLDLSKNKLRYLPGSIRNLHLITVDVSSNEFSSVDYALYSKCKINVPSLTECAATSFLKTRCSYDASIIPFTLVKYLDEAKYCLCGNPCFHYYLRKFVSFDRNIATNIIKSTESILLPFDCYFCSSKCVYYTMLYK; translated from the exons ATGAAACTTCATTGTAATATAAAAGTAAACAATAGATTATTTACAACAAATGTAATAAGAAGAAAGTCACTACGTTCCATAATAACAATTGGGAGACAAACAGTAAAAAATACGGACATATATCTGCTTTGGCAAACATTACAAAATAAACACGGTACTAAATATAAG attaataataatgtagacaaaatatatacaaaatttattaatgaaGGAAAAGCTACAATTCGCTTTATAGAACCACCTCATGATTTAATTATTCAATCTGATAAAATTCAACTCAAAAGTTTTATTCACATTTTAAAACTTGCAATAATTAAAAAGGTTGATCCATCAGTTcttgatatttcaaatttgaaccCAAAATGTATGAGTTCTGTACCAAAGATTAAAGTAGTGGTTAATAAATCTTCTGAATATCCAACTTTAGAAGGTTTTCCAAGAACAACTGAAGAATTATATTTAGTAGGATTAAATAGAAAATCATTCGATAGGCAAATTTTAAGACTCCAAAGCTTAAGAATTTTAAATTTGTCTAATAATCAAATTTCATCTTTACCAAACGAACTTGGCACTTTACAGCATTTACAAGAACTTATTTTATCACAAAACCGACTTGATAAGGCTTTGAAATGGGTATGGTTAAATCAAGTTGCTATAAGATCTAACTTAAAATTATTGGATATAAGTAATAATTTG ttATACAAATTACCACAACAAATTGGAAAACTTGAGAGTCTTGTTAATTTGAAGGCTAGTCAGAATATGTTATCATTCTTACCACAGAGTCTTGGAAAGttacataatttaaaatatttagatCTATCAAAAAACAAATTACGTTATTTACCTGGAAGTATAAGGaatttacatttgattacaGTAGACGTATCAAGCAATGAGTTTTCTTCTGTAGATTATGCATTATATTCTAAGTGTAAAATAAATGTGCCAAGTTTAACTGAATGTGCAGCCACATCATTTCTGAAAACAAG atGTTCATATGATGCAAGCATAATTCCATTTACATTGGTGAAGTATTTAGATGAGGCAAAGTATTGTCTCTGTGGAAATCCATGTTTTCATTATTACCTAAGAAAATTTGTGAGTTTTGATCGCAATATAGCAACAAATATTATAAAGTCAACAGAATCTATTCTACTACCATTTGATTGCTACTTCTGTTCAAGTAAATGTGTATATTATACAAtgctttataaataa
- the LOC126916817 gene encoding uncharacterized protein LOC126916817, whose translation MSLYSDIQKVTQIPQTDENVVFVRRKESNTIKRNPKLRKFKPPQNVDLYDYDCNDGQHDVLQERSIHENEIASSIIEANCGVNYSNEKLEEHWKLRQMKASLKAKDYTFKENLKSDNYDSTTETYNGISMLETSAKDKNNTENVENTLKKCGLNKNAVIKGLLKSNTISINDLHIPNDCTNIRQSSIQNENVPSSSSLSQEHCMKLIPFPEDPEVLVQSLQVHGHIDENKYKNIDFSVAHIGKKKAITARQFFINMSDSEFDFVKPHKMDKK comes from the exons ATGAGTTTATATTCTGATATTCAAAAAGTAACACAAATACCTCAGACAGATGAAAATGTTGTATTTGTACGTCGAAAAGAATCTAATACAATTAAACGAAATCCAAAATTAAGGAAGTTCAAACCTCCACAGAATGTAGAT TTGTATGATTATGATTGTAACGATGGCCAACATGATGTGCTTCAAGAGCGTAGCATACATGAAAATGAAATTGCATCCTCCATTATAgaa GCTAATTGTGGTGTTAACTATTCAAATGAAAAACTTGAGGAACATTGGAAACTTAGACAAATGAAAGCTAGTTTAAAAGCCAAAGATTATACTTTTAAGGAGAATTTAAAGTCTGATAATTATGATTCAACTACGGAAACTTATAATGGAATTTCCATGTTAGAAACTAGTGCTAAAGATAAAAACAATActgaaaatgtagaaaatacTTTAAAAAAATGTGGTCTTAATAAAAATGCAGTGATTAAAGGGCTTTtaaaaagtaacacaatatcaataaatgatttacatataccaaACGATTGTACAAATATAAGACAAAGCAGTATTCAG AATGAAAATGTTCCTTCATCAAGTAGTTTAAGTCAAGAACACTGTATGAAATTAATTCCATTTCCAGAAGATCCAGAGGTATTAGTTCAATCTTTACAAGTTCATGGTCATAtagatgaaaataaatataaaaatattgatttttctgTAGCACATATAGGTAAAAAAAAAGCAATTACAGCAcgacaattttttattaatatgagTGACAGTGAATTTGATTTTGTAAAACCACATAAAATGgacaaaaaataa